Proteins encoded within one genomic window of Trichomycterus rosablanca isolate fTriRos1 chromosome 7, fTriRos1.hap1, whole genome shotgun sequence:
- the LOC134317644 gene encoding pepsin A-like, producing MKLILALCALVALAECIKVPLIKGKSARQALREKGLWEEYRLKFPYNPTGKFAAQNGVESMTNDADLSYYGVISIGTPPQSFQVVFDSGSSNLWVPSTSCSSQACQNHNQFNPSQSSTFQTNNQALSISYGTGSMTGILGYDTVQVGGITVQNQVFGLSETEAPFMAYMQSDGILGLAYSSISSDGATPVFDNMMSQNLVSQDIFSVYLSPNGQQGSVVMFGELDSSYYTGNIYWIPLSSETYYQVTMDSVTINGQTVACSGGCQAIVDTGTSLIVGPTSDISNINSWLGATTDQYGDSTVSCSSVQSLPAITFTLNGYSFTIPASSYISQESSSCQTGFSGSSDSLWILGDVFIRNYYTIFNRENNSVGLAQVA from the exons ATGAAGCTGATTCTGGCCTTGTGTGCCTTAGTGGCACTTGCAGAGTGCATCAA GGTGCCTTTGATCAAGGGTAAGAGTGCCCGACAGGCTCTGCGAGAGaaaggactgtgggaggaatacAGGCTGAAATTCCCCTACAACCCCACTGGCAAGTTTGCTGCACAGAACGGTGTTGAGTCCATGACCAATGATGCTGAT TTGTCCTACTATGGTGTGATCAGCATTGGCACTCCACCTCAATCCTTCCAAGTCGTTTTTGATTCTGGCTCCTCCAACCTGTGGGTACCTTCCACCTCCTGCTCAAGCCAGGCTTGTC AGAACCACAATCAATTCAACCCATCACAGTCCAGCACCTTCCAGACCAACAACCAGGCTCTCTCTATTAGCTATGGTACTGGCAGCATGACTGGAATCCTGGGTTATGACACAGTGCAg GTTGGTGGAATCACAGTGCAAAAtcaggtctttggactgagtGAGACTGAAGCTCCCTTCATGGCCTACATGCAATCAGATGGCATCCTGGGTCTGGCTTACTCATCCATTTCTTCTGATGGGGCCACCCCTGTCTTTGACAACATGATGAGCCAGAACCTGGTCTCCCAGGACATCTTCTCAGTCTACCTGAGCCCTAA TGGTCAGCAGGGTAGCGTGGTGATGTTTGGTGAGCTCGACAGCTCCTACTACACTGGCAACATCTACTGGATCCCTCTTTCATCTGAGACCTACTACCAAGTCACCATGGACAG TGTTACCATAAATGGGCAGACTGTTGCCTGCTCTGGAGGGTGTCAGGCTATCGTTGATACCGGCACTTCCCTTATTGTTGGTCCAACCTCAGACATCAGCAACATTAACTCCTGGTTGGGCGCCACCACTGACCAGTATGGAGAT TCTACTGTGAGCTGTAGCTCTGTCCAAAGTCTTCCCGCAATTACCTTCACCCTTAATGGCTACAGCTTCACCATCCCTGCTTCATCCTACATCAGTCAG GAATCCTCCAGCTGTCAGACTGGTTTCAGTGGGAGCAGTGACTCACTCTGGATTCTGGGTGATGTTTTCATCAGAAACTACTACACCATTTTTAACAGGGAGAACAACAGCGTTGGTCTGGCTCAGGTCGCTTAA